CTCGACGAGCCGCAGCCCGAGTGGGAGCTGGCCGGTGGACGGCTCGGCCACGCGCTCTCGGCCCACGAGGACCTGTTCCTCGACAAGCGGCAGTTCTCGATGGACTGGTACTACCCGGTGCTCGGCGGCGCGGTCACCGGCGCGGCCGCGCGAGCGCGTCTCGACAGCCGGTGGGACGACTTCGTTGAGCCCGGCCTGGGCATCCGCTGCGTCTCGACCGACCCGTGGGTGACCGGCGCCGAGACCTGCGAGCTGGTGCTGGCTCTCGACGTCGCCGGCGACCACGACCGCGCCCGCCAGCTGCTCGCCGACATGCAGCACCTGCGCGAGGGCGACGGAAGCTACTGGACCGGCTACGTCTTCCCTGACGACGTCAACTGGCCGGTCGAGCACACGACGTACACCGCGGCCGCGGTGATCCTGGCCGCCGACGCACTCGGTCACGGCACGCCTGGGTCCGACATCATGCGCGGCGCGACACTGCCGGCGCCGTTCGCCGAGCTCGCCCTCGAGTGCGGTTGCGAGTCAGCCGACCGGGTCGCCCGCGTCTCCTGACGTCCGTTCCAGGACGCGCATCGAGCCGAGCGCGTCGACCTCGGTGAGGCAGCCGCTGTCGAGCGCCCGCACGAACACGTCGTACGGCGGCCGCCCACCGTCGGCGGGGTCGGGGAACACGTCGTGGATCACCAGCAGACCGCCCGGCATCAGCCACGGAGCCCAGCCGGCGTAGTCGTTCTGGGCGTGCACCTCGGCGTGCCCGCCGTCGATGAAGAGCATGCTCAGCGGGGTACGCCAGTGCCTGCTGACCGTGGTGGACGCGCCGACGACGGCGACGACCTGTTCCTCCAGCCCGGCGCTGGCGATCGCCCTGCGGAAGAACGGCAGTGTGTCCATCAGCCCGAGCTCCGGGTCGACGACTTCGGGGTCGTGGTGCTCCCAGCCCGGCTGGTTCTCCTCGCTGCCGCGGTGGTGGTCGACGGTGAAGACGGTGCCGCCGACGGCCTGGGCCGCGGCGCCCAGCAGCAGCGCGGACTTGCCGCAGTAGGTGCCGACCTCGAGCGCCGGCCCGTGCGGCAGCCGGTCGAGCGCGACCCGGTGCAGGAGCAGGCCTTCCTCCTCCGGCATGAAGCCCTTGGTGGCGCGGACCAGCACTGCCAGGTCGTCGGGAAGGCGGGGGAGTGGCTCGGGCACGGCTGCACGCTACTGGTGCGTTGCGCGGTGTGACCGGGGCCACGGAAGCTACCGCACGGTTTGCCGTTTCCCGGCAAGCCTGAAATGGTCGTAGCCATATGACTGTTGAAAATGAGATCGTCCCCCGACCACCCGATGACAACGCAGACCACCCCGCCCTCGACGTCGACATCGAGCCGGCCTCCGAGTCGCGGCAGACGCTTGACAAGGTCGTCTTCGGTGTCACCGCGGCCATCGCGGTCGCGTTCCTCATCTGGGGCTTCCTGAGCACCGAGACCCTGGCCAGCTCCTCGTCGACCGCCCTCTCGGGCACGATGGAGTACCTCGGCTGGTTCTTCGTGCTGACCGCGTCCGGCTTCGTGGTCTTCGCGATCTGGCTCGCCCTCGGCAAGTACGGCCACATCCCGCTCGGTCGTGACGGCGAGGAGCCGGAGTTCAAGACGTCGTCCTGGGTGGCGATGATGTTCTCCGCCGGCATGGGCATCGGCCTGATGTTCTACGGCGTCAACGAGCCG
This is a stretch of genomic DNA from Nocardioides sp. InS609-2. It encodes these proteins:
- a CDS encoding class I SAM-dependent methyltransferase, yielding MPEPLPRLPDDLAVLVRATKGFMPEEEGLLLHRVALDRLPHGPALEVGTYCGKSALLLGAAAQAVGGTVFTVDHHRGSEENQPGWEHHDPEVVDPELGLMDTLPFFRRAIASAGLEEQVVAVVGASTTVSRHWRTPLSMLFIDGGHAEVHAQNDYAGWAPWLMPGGLLVIHDVFPDPADGGRPPYDVFVRALDSGCLTEVDALGSMRVLERTSGDAGDPVG
- a CDS encoding prenyltransferase: MTVPSVEGVLGAADVAATAASIARMQEPSGAVPWTSGQHTDVWNHVEAAMALLVGGQGAASDRAFAWVPTMQRHDGSFPMKVVAGEVEDASGETNMSAYLAVGVWHGWLVRGDLDFVRRYWPTVRRALDWVVSMQLPFGGIAWSQEWRDGRPGAVNEEALVAGSSSIYQALRAGVALADLLDEPQPEWELAGGRLGHALSAHEDLFLDKRQFSMDWYYPVLGGAVTGAAARARLDSRWDDFVEPGLGIRCVSTDPWVTGAETCELVLALDVAGDHDRARQLLADMQHLREGDGSYWTGYVFPDDVNWPVEHTTYTAAAVILAADALGHGTPGSDIMRGATLPAPFAELALECGCESADRVARVS